From Cercospora beticola chromosome 6, complete sequence, a single genomic window includes:
- a CDS encoding uncharacterized protein (CAZy:GT90) — protein MLISAASIHNRLVQLGLAVAIGLALTFVFLPTPISLRRHVVRPHAAPTFSIAPRPDHPIDTLTSRADHAYKGLLTRETKNVHDAAEAYRSRRGRQPPPLFDVWFQFAANSSAVIVEDFFDRIYDDLEPFWGVSPKQIREQASDFIHRISVRNGNATGRTDIERREWIELWTDMVRIVAPLLPDMDIPINVMDESRIVVPWEEIDGYMTKAELAKKVVPPSELKTDFSGLQAAIKDMDRHPPPAFDAGFEGEGPYWRLAVVGCPPESPARKVYEETDFSTPPPLSTQSPPNTLEGYVQNWTYACSPCDHPDLQGLHGTFVEPISIANTKNFFPLFGGSKLPMNNEILLPPAMYWTTDPFYSGGNDHGGVWEDKKNKLIWRGSASGGRNRKENWTRFQRHRFISMLNATSIKELEQKSEQKGINFVLPDSDAYSLTVQKPEAPEHAFSDWVDSFSDAAAVHLLCFPEDPPGPHCTYTDHYFSVAKAMPMKQQYSNKYLPDIDGNSFSGRYRGFLGSTSLPIKATIYQEWHDSRLVPWKHFVPMDNTFIDIYGIMEYFVGNELLGLAGHDDVARNIALEGKAWTEKVLRREDMSVYVLRLLLEYARICDDDRERMGWTESQISDDAVT, from the coding sequence ATGCTGATTTCGGCCGCTTCGATTCACAACCGCCTCGTGCAGCTGGGcctcgccgtcgccattGGCCTCGCCCTcaccttcgtcttcctccccACCCCCATCTCGCTGCGCCGCCATGTGGTCCGCCCGCACGCCGCACCCACCTTCTCCATAGCGCCACGACCGGATCATCCCATCGATACGCTGACGTCCCGTGCGGACCACGCGTACAAGGGTCTATTGACCAGGGAGACGAAAAATGTCCACGACGCCGCCGAAGCATACCGTTCGCGTAGAGGACGCCAGCCACCGCCACTGTTTGACGTGTGGTTTCAGTTCGCCGCCAATTCTTCGGCCGTCATAGTCGAGGACTTCTTCGACCGCATCTACGATGATCTGGAGCCATTCTGGGGCGTTTCGCCCAAGCAGATCCGCGAACAGGCCAGCGACTTCATTCACAGGATTTCCGTGCGGAATGGCAATGCAACTGGCAGGACAGACATCGAGCGAAGAGAATGGATAGAGCTATGGACAGACATGGTGCGGATTGTGGCGCCTCTGCTTCCAGACATGGACATCCCCATCAACGTCATGGATGAGAGCCGCATTGTTGTTCCGTGGGAGGAGATCGATGGCTACATGACCAAGGCGGAGCTGGCAAAGAAAGTCGTACCGCCAAGCGAGTTGAAGACAGATTTCAGTGGGCTTCAGGCTGCGATCAAGGACATGGATAGACATCCTCCGCCTGCTTTCGATGCAGGTTTCGAGGGCGAAGGTCCGTACTGGAGACTTGCAGTCGTTGGCTGTCCACCAGAAAGCCCAGCGAGGAAGGTATATGAGGAGACTGACTTCTCCACGCCCCCTCCACTTTCCACGCAGAGTCCGCCTAACACACTGGAGGGCTATGTACAAAACTGGACGTACGCATGTTCGCCCTGTGACCATCCTGACCTACAGGGTCTGCACGGCACGTTTGTCGAGCCCATCTCGATTGCGAACACGAAGAATTTCTTTCCACTTTTCGGAGGATCCAAGTTGCCCATGAATAATGAAATATTGTTGCCACCCGCCATGTACTGGACTACAGACCCGTTCTACTCGGGTGGCAATGACCACGGAGGTGTGTgggaagacaagaagaacaagctcATCTGGCGTGGCTCGGCCAGTGGCGGGAGGAACAGGAAGGAGAACTGGACCCGGTTTCAACGTCACCGCTTCATTTCAATGCTGAACGCCACCAGTATCAAAGAACTCGAGCAAAAGTCGGAGCAAAAAGGCATCAACTTCGTATTGCCTGACAGCGACGCTTACAGCCTTACTGTCCAGAAGCCGGAGGCACCCGAGCATGCATTCAGCGACTGGGTCGATTCCTTTTCTGACGCAGCTGCTGTGCATCTGCTTTGCTTTCCTGAGGATCCGCCAGGACCACACTGCACATATACTGACCATTACTTTTCGGTGGCCAAGGCCATGCCCATGAAACAGCAGTACAGCAACAAATACTTACCAGATATCGATGGCAACTCGTTCTCGGGACGCTATCGCGGCTTCTTGGGGTCGACCTCCCTTCCCATCAAAGCAACGATTTATCAAGAATGGCATGATTCTCGGCTTGTTCCATGGAAGCATTTTGTGCCGATGGACAACACTTTTATTGACATATATGGCATTATGGAGTATTTCGTGGGTAATGAATTGCTCGGTTTGGCCGGGCACGACGATGTTGCGAGAAACATAGCATTGGAGGGCAAAGCATGGACGGAAAAGGTGCTCAGGAGGGAAGACATGAGCGTGTACGTACTACGCCTGCTGTTAGAATATGCGAGGATTTGTGACGATGATCGTGAGAGAATGGGCTGGACAGAATCACAGATCAGTGATGATGCTGTAACATAG